AGCGGGTTTGGGGCGTGCAGACGAGTAGTGCCGAGGTGTTGGGGATTCTGAGTGATAATGGGAGGGTGGGGGTTAGACGGTGGTGGGATTGATGACGTCTGCTGTGCTGGTTATTGTGGGTCGCGCTTGGAGTGTTGTTCTACGTTCCTTTGTTTTTCCTGGGAGCATGATGGAAGGCGTTTACAATGGTCATGTTTTCACGACGCACGGTATGGTATGGTACGGTATGTGTTCACGACTTATGACTTTCCCTTCTGGTTCTTGCAGGTAGCCAGGAACAAGCCAGCACGACTTCATTGAACGATTCACTATCACGACTTATGATCAGTACGAAATGTAAAACATTACAGTGTCAAAACCCCCTTTATTCCATCCGCCAACATCCCATTTGCTCGCACATCTCTCATTGCTAAAAATACCGTTCCAATACCTCGGGGCCGAGGCACAAGAAGAAGCCTTTGAACTGCCGTATCACGTACCCGGCTTATCGTGCGTGGCGTACTGCAGCAAGTGAGAAGAGGGAGAACAGATGTCCAGACATGGTTGGCTCTACTCTTCGCCCAATACATATCGAAGTTGTGAGACGCAGCATTGGCGACAGTTCAGGGTAAGTTATTGGCGGATTTCAAGCATGTTACGTGAAGAAACAGAGATGGAACGGTGAGGCTGTATTACATGGATGGCATGTGTTGAGTAATGCAGATGCATGGAAGGCTTGTCTAAATTATCTTGGAAAGCTAGTTTTATGCCTACGAACGGCAATGTGCTGTGTATGCAGATATACACATATGAATCGCTTCGATAGGCTCTACGAATGGTTGCGCTGGGCAATGATGGGGCAGTGGTACACCCTATCCATCCTGGGGTGACGAGGCGGTAGTTGTCGTGCGCGTTGCAATTCGAAAGGGGCAAGCGCTTTTCTCTCGGCGGACATGAGCGCTGTTCCTAGACTGTTTGTCTCTTGTGCGGTACACGTGAGGACGGGCGTCTTGCGCGAGGCGTGTGTCTCGAGTCATCACTCACTCGTCGGCGCCAACAGCCATCTCCAGGACCTCTACATTGCCCCTGCCCTTTGTCTGGCCCTCGATTAGTTCGTTCAAGCCCTTGAAAGCTCCGGGCTCGACTAGACCCACTGCCTCCCACTCAGCACCCAGAGTATCTTGGCTTTCAATCTTCTCCATGAAGCCCAGTATCGCATCCTTGACTGTTCCGCTTGACCCCTTTTCCTCGGTACCGGGTTGCGCTTTGGGTGCGGTTTTAATGGCTTGCTTGAGGACGGACGTAGGGCATGTAACGCGCAGCTTCATCTGCATTCGGGCGACGGGTATGGGCTGGTGCGCAATGAGCGCCTTCATAGCAAAAAGTGCCTGCGACTTGGACGACTTGTTGGTAACAATGCCAGTCCATTTTGGCAGCTCCTTTGCCTTGCCCTTGTCCTCGCCATCTTCCTTGCTCTCTCCCTTGTCCTTCTCTCCCTGCTGTGTTGCGGCGGCCGAACTGAGCTGATCTAGCGCCTTTTCAATCATGCCTGTCGTGTATACGCGCTTCGTCTTGGGGTCTACGAGTTTTCCCGCCACGATATCGATGACCTCATTCTTGGTGCGCTCGAGTTCGGCATTTCTCTCCTTCTCGCCTACCTGAAGTTCTCCATGATCCAGGATATCTATGATAATCTCCTCGAGCGACTTCTTGGGGAAGGCCTTTTCGAGATCGGCTTTGGGCGCGACTTGGCCCTTTGAGACGTTGAGGAAGACGTTTTCGATTTGCAGCACGTTGGAGAGATCCTTTTCATTCTTGGTGCGCCACTCAAGGACCTTGTTCTTGTAGCAGGCGATTTCGAAGCGCTTCTTGCCTGAGCTTGTGTTAGCAGTTTGGGGCAGACGGGAGGGGTGGTTCGGCGGGGTCGGCGCACCTTTCTTCATGCGCACCAGGGATACATTGGTGAGCTTGATCTGGTTAGACGGCTGATTGATTCCGACGGGCATATTCGCTGATTACGGAGGTTCTATTTTACAAAGTCGTGGAAGACTAGGGGGTGTTGAGCGCgagttgcaaaagttggttAACATTTTGGTGGGGTCCGGCTGTCACTGACATGCGCAGGTTCACTCACTATGATTCCAAAGCGCGCTAGTCCTCATTCGGAACATGCAAGGGCCCGGAACTTAGCTTCCACCCCAGACAGCGCGCCACGCAAGCTATCCATTTCGAATGCAGCGGAATGGGGCTGCAAACGTGGGTTGATGTCTTTGATTAGGTCGCTGCGGAGCCGGCTGCCCTGCCAGATGCGCCGGCTAAGGTTATCGTGAAACGCTAAGCCCATGTGATGCACGCGCTCGGACGCGCCAGCCACTCCGATAAGCTGTAGCTACTGGCGTGCGTCATGCTCCGTTGCCTAGACAAGTCGCGCCTCCTCCACAAGAGCTACCCATACCTCTCTCTTTCTCACACCGTCTCCATCCCATCTCTCTCCACTTTCATCCCTCTCCTCCCCCATCATCCCCATCATCTCCATCATCCAGTGCTTCTTCATTAAAACGTAGAAGCGCTCTTTATCAGCTTTCAAGCGTCTGCTAGAGCTCCGGAAGCTCAGCACAGCGCCGCCATCATGAAGGTAGCCACTTCGGCGCTCCTCATCGGAGCCGCCGCTGCTCAGCAGCAGCAAATCCTCAAGTTCCCCGACTCGTTCAGCGAGCTCAAGGAGTCTTCATGGACCAAGCCTCTCCAGAACCTTGAGGAGAGCCTCAAGTCCCTCACGGGCGAGGCTCGTGCCACCTGGGACGAGATCGCCATGATGTTCCCCGAGAGCTTCGAAAAGGCGGCCTTTTTCAGCGAGCCCAAGCCGCACACGCGCAAGCAGGACAGCGAGTGGGACCACATCATCAAGGGCGCCGACATCCAGAGCGTCTGGGTCGAGAACGAAAAGGGCGAGAAGGAGCGCGAGATCGACGGCAAGCTCGAGCAGTATAGCTTGAGGGCCAAGAAGGTAGACCCCAGCGTACTCGGTGTCGACAAGGTCAAGCAGTACTCCGGCTACCTCGATGACGAGGAGGAGGACAAGCACTTGTTCTACTGTGAGTACCCCAATGACCACCACCCACGACTCCCCATCTAACAAATCCCAGGGTTCTTCGAGTCGCGCAATGACCCCAAGAACGACCCCGTAGTGCTTTGGCTCAATGGCGGACCCGGCTGCTCATCGCTCACTGGTCTCTTCATGGAGCTCGGACCTGCCTCCATCACAAAGGACCAGAAGATCAAGCACAACCCCTACTCGTGGAACAGCAACGCTTCCGTCATCTTCCTTGACCAGCCCGTCAATGTCGGATACTCATACTCGAGCGGCTCAGTGAGCAACACTGTTGCTGCCGGCAAGGACATCTATGCCCTGCTCACCCTCTTCTTCAAACAATTCCCAGAGTACTCCCACCAGAGCTTCCACATCTCTGGCGAGTCGTACGCCGGTCACTACATTCCCGTCTTTGCCTCTGAGATTCTGTCCCACAAGAACCGCAACATCAACCTCCAGTCCGTTCTCATCGGTAACGGTCTGACAGACGGTCTTACTCAGTACGAGTACTACCGCCCCATGGCCTGCGGTGAGGGTGGCTGGCCTGCTGTTCTCGATGAGTCTCAGTGCAAAGCCATGGACAACGCCTACCCTCGTTGCGCCAGCCTCATTGAGAACTGCTACAACTCCGAGTCTGTCTGGTCTTGTGTGCCTGCCTCCATCTACTGCAACAACGCCATGATCGGTCCTTACCAGCGCACTGGCCAGAACGTCTACGATGTCCGCAAGCCCTGCGGTAGCAACTCGCTCTGCTACGATGAGCTTGACTGGATACAGGGATACCTCAACAAGAAGGAGGTCATGAAGGCTGTCGGTGCTGAGGTCTCCAATTACGAGTCCTGCAACTTTGACATCAACCGCAACTTCCTTCTCCAGGGTGACTGGATGAAGCCCTTCCACCGCGTCGTCCCCGGAATCCTCGAGAAGATCCCCGTACTCATCTACGCTGGTGATGCCGACTACATCTGCAACTGGCTCGGTAACAAGGCTTGGACTGAGGCTCTTGAGTGGCCCGGTGCCAAGGCCTACAACCAGGCCAAGATGGAGGACTTTAAGATCGATGGCGATGGCAAGACTGTTGGTCAGGTCAAGTCCAGCGGCAACTTCACCTTCATGAGGCTCCATGCTGGTGGCCACATGGTCCCATACGACCAGCCTGAGGCGTCGCTCGAGATGCTCAACAGGTGGTTGGGAGGTGGCTTCTGGAAGGCTTAGATGCTTTCTGAAGATGAATTAATGGTTTAAGATTGTCACATTGGGTGCTTGTCAAGATTGCGAACGGATGGATAATCAGGTTCGCTTCTATGTAATTCAAATTGATTAGTGTATCTAATACTCGTAGCTATCAATGTACAGAACTCACAAATCTCCAGTGTACTTGTACTTGTGATTTGTTCCAAACTTGTTTGATTCTAGTTGTTCTTCGCCCTTACGCCTTATATCCTGGAACGGCAAGCGGAGATTCTAAAGACTATCCCTGGACCATGAAGTGGAAGTGTTCCAGCCGTTTTCGAGAAATGAACGTTCCGGTTGTAAACAGCCAAGAGGCGATTTTCTCGGATACATGTAAAACGTCCCCGAAGGTGGTATAGACAATGATTTCTCTTGAGTGACCACGAAATATGCCTTATAGAGATCCAATAGGAGCTCGCTTCCCACAACAGTGTGCACATGTGCTATTCCGATCGCTAGATGAGTAGTAAATCAGCAATTTATCCATTGCACATACCCTATGACCAACCTGCTTTTTTTACACTTCTCTAACTCACGTTTCTCTACTAAATCGACCGCCCGTTGTTTCTCAGGTCACCTGAATCTCGCAACTTAAGCTTCGATGATCATATTCCCTTTGCATCTGCCACGCTTGCCGGTGTAATATTCAAAAGATGTGATTCTGGGCGCTGCTCCTTCATCTTGCACACCTTTTTTCCGGCAAAACACCACACTTTCTATGTGCGCGACCGAAATTTGTGATATCCTAATACAGTTGTGAAGGTAGCCTACTATACCACGAGCAAACACGAGATAGTAGAGAGGAGAGGTTTTAGCATTTAATCCTTTAGTAGTCTAGAACTAGTAGTGTAGATGGTTATTTCTTTAGGATTCTTTTGTAGAAGCTAAAGGAAGGGGCAATAGCTATAACGTAGTAGTAATAAATATGCCGTCTTAATTAGTCTGTAGTGGTGGTCTTTCTAGGTGGGTATGGAAGATAATAGACGTATTGAAGCTTGAAGCTTGAAGCTTGAAGCATGCTTAACTTCTCTTCTTTTAATCATCTAGAATGCGAGAAGGTGGAGAGTATAGGTCTAGATAACCCTCCTCTAGCTCTAGAACGGGTGGCGTGGGCGGCCTTTTCTCTGTGTCTCCCGTGGAAGCTGGAAGACGGGGTGACATTGCTTTTCCCTCCCGCTCATACGCCTCGAATCCTTTTCGCAAATCAAGCAGGAGGCGACGACATCTTGCGCGCTGGAAATAGCGTAAATCAGGCCAGTGGCACCGAGGATAGATAGTCTTGGCTTCCTGGTCTTGTTAGTTTGTCTGTACCAGAGTTCCATTGCGTAACAACACTCCACTCCGCGGACGCCAGGGAAGTAACAGGAAAATGCTCTAAACTCACGTTAGTCCATGTCAAAAAGGCATGATTATGGGAGCTACGATCTTCCAGATGTCCACCTTCGGGGACTGTCCAAATCTCCCAATAATCCCAACCAGGACCTCCAGGAACTGGTATCATTTTCAGCGATATCAGGTCCTCACACAAGCCTTCAAAATAGGCAGTCGTAGGCATGGGGGAAGATGTACGCCATTCCTCATCTTCTGGTACTTCCCACTCAGTAGACGGGCCATGAGGAGTAAGCTCGCCTACGGTAAAAAGTATCGAATTAGAAACCAACAAAAAGGCCGTAGAACTACACCAAAAACCACTTGTCGAATTGTTCGCATTCAGACTTACCATTGTTAGTATCCAGCATCCACCACGTCTCCAGACCAGCCGCCTCGATAGGATGCGATAATGGAACAACGCCCTATGGAATCCGCACTCCGGGAAACGGCCACATTTCCGTCCGGTGGGGATCTTCGAGCATATAGTCTTCCTCGGGGTAACGGAAGAGATTCGTGTAGTAGTTTCGGGTCGTCGTGTAGGGAAACGCGGGTCTGTCGCTGCTGTGTGAGAAAGGGACGTGGCGGATAAAGTCAATCATTCGCTCGTTGAAGCCCAGAAGACGTAACTTCGAAAGCGAGAGCATGCTATCGGAACGCCCGCCTTGTCCGGCGTATGCAATGTCTTTTGGCTTTATCGATACCATTTTGGAGAGGAGCTCGTAGTATCGCGCTATGCTGGCTACGATGGCATCGCGGTCGTAACTTGGGGCAGCGTCCTGGTTTGGTGATGTGGCCGACATTGTAGCGGATATACAGTGTGAGGAAGTCCAAAAAGACTGTGATAGACGAATGGCGGTTTGATCTGGCGAAATCGTCTCTTGGCTCTGCCTAGGAAAAGTTGTCTTCAATACCCCGCGTCCCTCTGCCTTTCATTTCCAGCCCGCCCCTTGCATAAGGGCATCCACCACCGCTCGATACCCGATCATCAACGCGATTGTACCTGAGACGCGTCCGTGCTAGCAGCTAACGAAATGGATACGTCGTGGTCGGCAGTCTCTCAATGAAGCCTCGTTGTACGAGCAACAACTATGATATGTCAACCAGACGCCTTGATGACATAACTGGCGTTCTAGAAAGAACGTTTTGCTATATGCAGTGTAACAGTGGGGAAGCGGGAAACAATGTGACTAACCGAATATAATGAGGATTGAGCAAAGTGTGATGTAGTCTCGACCCGGGATTACGTGAGAGACCCTTGTTGTCAAACAAAGATGCGATTTCATCATGGTAAATCATAAATGGCACTGACGATGTACTGACGACACGCGATATGGTCCTGGTCCTGAGAAAAGGTGCATATAAAGACTCACCTGTCGAGCGTCAGCTGTTCTACATCAATCATCACAACATCGTCTCCAATCTCACAACTACTACAATCTCAAAACTCTACCAAATTCACCAACTGAACATCATCATCATGTCTGGCAACGACAACCCCGGCAACTTCGCCAACCGCCCCAAGGAAGAAGTCAAGGCCGCGGCCCAGAAAGGCGGAGAGCACTCTCACAGCGGTGGCTTTGCTTCCATGGATGCCGACAAACAGGTATACGCATCGCTCTCACAACTTATCTCAATATTTACTAACATGCTAAATAGCGCGAGATCGCTTCCAAGGGCGGCAAGGCCTCATCTGGCAACTTCGAGCCCGGCAGTGAGAAAGCCAAGGAAGCCGGACGCAAAGGAGGTCAGGCGTCTTAGATCTGGTCATCAACACCCGATATTGCTCGGCATCACGACTTGGAGACATGATATTGCTTAAATGGTGCATGTGTCGCGCAAGAAGGCCAGCTGGAAGCCTTG
The sequence above is a segment of the Pyrenophora tritici-repentis strain M4 chromosome 3, whole genome shotgun sequence genome. Coding sequences within it:
- a CDS encoding GsiB, General stress protein; this encodes MSGNDNPGNFANRPKEEVKAAAQKGGEHSHSGGFASMDADKQREIASKGGKASSGNFEPGSEKAKEAGRKGGQAS
- a CDS encoding Carboxypeptidase C (cathepsin A) yields the protein MKVATSALLIGAAAAQQQQILKFPDSFSELKESSWTKPLQNLEESLKSLTGEARATWDEIAMMFPESFEKAAFFSEPKPHTRKQDSEWDHIIKGADIQSVWVENEKGEKEREIDGKLEQYSLRAKKVDPSVLGVDKVKQYSGYLDDEEEDKHLFYWFFESRNDPKNDPVVLWLNGGPGCSSLTGLFMELGPASITKDQKIKHNPYSWNSNASVIFLDQPVNVGYSYSSGSVSNTVAAGKDIYALLTLFFKQFPEYSHQSFHISGESYAGHYIPVFASEILSHKNRNINLQSVLIGNGLTDGLTQYEYYRPMACGEGGWPAVLDESQCKAMDNAYPRCASLIENCYNSESVWSCVPASIYCNNAMIGPYQRTGQNVYDVRKPCGSNSLCYDELDWIQGYLNKKEVMKAVGAEVSNYESCNFDINRNFLLQGDWMKPFHRVVPGILEKIPVLIYAGDADYICNWLGNKAWTEALEWPGAKAYNQAKMEDFKIDGDGKTVGQVKSSGNFTFMRLHAGGHMVPYDQPEASLEMLNRWLGGGFWKA